The Dioscorea cayenensis subsp. rotundata cultivar TDr96_F1 chromosome 19, TDr96_F1_v2_PseudoChromosome.rev07_lg8_w22 25.fasta, whole genome shotgun sequence genome includes a window with the following:
- the LOC120249813 gene encoding beta-catenin-like protein 1, producing the protein MEKPQKRKRDDTPPPLDAGDATVENGVDLSLLEAIEKSAQNGGTVAVLDLRGLKKLVLSFERRLRDNLEARVMHPDQPDRFADSEVELHEELDRLKALAGAPELYADFVALNVVPSIVGLLGHENSDIASDVVNLLTDLTDADVLEDNDEPAAALIDSLLTNNVLELLVQNIGRLSEADPDEAAAIYNTLAIIENMIEVKPAVAEMVCERTKLLRWLLGRIKVREFDGNKQYASEILAILLQNSPANQKRLGQMNGVDAVLQAVAMYKSKDPKSSDEEEMLENLFDCLCCLLMPVENKERFMKSEGVELMIIIMKQKKSAYGSAIRALDFAMTKYPPACERFVDVLGLKTAFAAFMGKIPMSKKNKKERYQEELEERIISLIASLFGGIVRGSRRDRLLSKFVENECEKIDRLMELYMRYSDRVKVESERMDELELDDLEMDEEERYNRRLEAGLYTLQLIAVILGHLWSSEHPQMQSRIELLLRQQRLSKKDVKDILVEYHDNIGDLEGPEEKDRAQAKVQKFITAFGT; encoded by the exons ATGGAGAAACCCCAGAAGCGCAAACGAGACGATACTCCTCCTCCTCTAGACGCCGGCGACGCCACCGTCGAGAATGGCGTCGACCTTTCCCTCCTCGAGGCCATCGAGAAGTCCGCCCAGAACGGCGGCACCGTCGCCGTCCTCGACCTCCGAGGCCTCAAGAAACTCGTCCTCTCCTTCGAGCGCCGCCTCCGAGACAACCTTGAAGCCCGCGTCATGCACCCTGACCAGCCCGATCGCTTCGCAGACTCCGAGGTTGAGCTTCACGAAGAACTCGACCGCCTCAAGGCCCTTGCCGGCGCCCCGGAGCTATACGCTGATTTTGTCGCCCTCAACGTCGTCCCCTCCATTGTCGGTCTCCTTGGCCACGAGAACTCCGACATCGCCTCTGATGTCGTCAACCTCCTCACTGACCTCACTGACGCCGACGTTCTTGAGGATAACGATGAGCCCGCCGCTGCCCTTATCGACTCTTTGCTCACCAACAACGTGCTTGAGCTTCTCGTCCAAAACATTGGCCGCCTTTCCGAGGCGGACCCTGATGAAGCCGCCGCTATCTACAACACTCTCGCCATCATTGAGAACATGATCGAGGTCAAGCCTGCGGTTGCCGAGATGGTCTGCGAGCGCACCAAATTGCTCCGCTGGCTGCTGGGGAGGATCAAGGTCCGGGAGTTCGATGGCAACAAGCAGTATGCTTCTGAGATTCTCGCAATCCTACTGCAGAACAGCCCCGCTAATCAGAAGAGATTAGGGCAAATGAATGGTGTTGATGCAGTGCTCCAGGCCGTGGCTATGTACAAGTCTAAGGATCCGAAGAGCTCGGATGAGGAGGAGATGCTTGAgaatttgtttgattgtttatgttgtttgttGATGCCAGTGGAGAACAAGGAAAGGTTCATGAAGTCGGAGGGGGTGGAGCTGATGATCATTATAATGAAGCAGAAGAAGTCTGCTTATGGGTCTGCTATCCGAGCTCTTGATTTTGCAATGACCAAGTATCCTCCCGCTTGTGAACGGTTTGTGGATGTGTTAGGCCTCAAGACGGCATTTGCGGCTTTCATGGGTAAG atTCCTATgagcaagaaaaataaaaaagagcgGTATCAAGAAGAGCTAGAAGAGCGTATTATCTCCCTCATTGCATCATTATTTG GTGGAATCGTGAGGGGTTCAAGAAGAGACAGGTTGTTAAGCAAGTTTGTAGAGAATGAATGTGAGAAGATTGACCGTCTTATGGAACTCTATATGAG ATATTCTGATAGAGTTAAAGTTGAGTCTGAAAGAATGGATGAACTTGAATTGGATGACTTAGAG ATGGATGAAGAAGAGCGCTACAACCGGAGACTGGAAGCTGGTCTATACACTCTTCAG TTGATTGCAGTTATTTTGGGACATCTTTGGTCATCCGA GCACCCCCAGATGCAATCTAGAATCGAACTACTTCTTAGACAACAAAGATTGAGTAAGAAGGATGTGAAAGATATACTTGtg GAGTATCATGACAATATCGGAGATCTGGAAGGACCTGAAGAGAAGGATCGCGCACAAGCTAAAGTTCAAAAATTCATTACAGCCTTCGGAACCTAA
- the LOC120283696 gene encoding defensin Ec-AMP-D2-like, which yields MEGGYSPRVISITVLLFLFLMISSGTVMVVEGRTCESQSHKFKGTCLRESNCANVCKTEGFHGGKCRGFRRRCFCTKHC from the exons ATGGAAGGAGGATACTCTCCAAGAGTGATTTCAATCACTGTtctcttgttcttgtttctcATGATCTCCTCTG GGACAGTAATGGTGGTGGAAGGGAGGACATGTGAGTCACAGAGCCACAAGTTCAAGGGTACCTGTCTGAGGGAGAGCAACTGTGCTAATGTTTGCAAGACGGAGGGCTTTCACGGCGGTAAATGCCGCGGCTTTCGTCGCAGATGTTTCTGCACAAAGCACTGTTAA
- the LOC120250296 gene encoding uncharacterized protein LOC120250296, with the protein MEDCSSSNSSMSNFMEDSTTTTTSSSSYSSLHSLSCDKPEEEEEGHLFHMSSLMALLPLKRGLSKHFQGKSKSFTSLGNARSLEDLVKPERKRAYKKKKITKKPSRQRSSRVL; encoded by the exons ATGGAGGATTGTTCTTCTAGTAATTCTTCAATGTCTAACTTCATGGAGgattcaacaacaacaacaacttcatcatcttcttattcttctttgcaTTCTTTGTCTTGTGACAAgcctgaagaagaagaggaaggacaTCTCTTTCATATGTCCTCTCTAATGGCTCTTCTTCCTCTCAA gagaggGTTATCAAAGCATTTCCAAGGGAAGTCCAAATCATTCACAAGTTTAGGCAATGCAAGAAGCTTGGAGGACCTTGTAAAGCCAGAGAGGAAGAGGgcttacaagaagaagaagatcacaAAGAAGCCATCAAGACAAAGATCAAGTAGAGtcctttga